The sequence GTTCACGCTATTGACACGTATGTTGTGTTTGGCATAGTCCAGAGCCATTGCCTTGGTCATCACGGTGATCCCACCCTTCGAGGCACAATATGCCGGGCACTCCCTGTTGCCGATTAGGCCCGCATCTGACGAGTTGTTTATTATGACGCCCTGGTGCTGCTTCTTCATGTATGGGATGGCGAATTTGGACACTAGGAACGTTCCCTTGAGATTGGTGCCGATGACCTTGTCCCACTCCGCCTCCGTCATGTCCTCCGCGAGCCTTTGCATGAAGACTCCAGCGTTGTTGAACAGTATGTCGATCCTGCCGAAGATGGCAGCCGTGCCATCCACCATCCTCTTGGCATCCGAGCTCTTGGATACATCCCCTTGGATGAACTCAGCTTCGCCCACCTTCCTAAGCTTCCTCAGTGCCTTGATACCCTTCTCCTTCGACCTGCCAGTTATGACGACCTTGGCACCCTCCTCCAGGAACAGCTTCGCGGTCGCATAGCCCATGCCCTCACTTCCGCCGGTGATGAGCGCCACCTTTCCTCCGAGCTTCATCGTTCTCAACGTCAACCCCTATCGAGAATCTGAGAATAAACCTTCTCCGATGTCGGACAGGTTGGACAACGAGACTGCGATTCACTTCGCGGATGCCATTGGAAGAGCCACTCTGAAAACGCTCCCCTTGGACGGGTCCCCTGGCACTCTGTCCTCGACCCAGACCATCCCGTGATAGGCCTCGACTATCGCCCTCACGATCGAAAGTCCAAGCCCGGTTGCCGGAGGGCGCTCGTCGCCCGTATTGAACCTGCCGAATACGATGTTCTTCTTGGAGTCAGGGATGCCTATGCCGTTGTCAGCAACTGACACGCACCAGTACCGTCTGGGTTCCACCGTGAACTCGCCTATGCTTACGTCCACGATGATCTTATCGTGAGGGTCGTACTCAACAGCGTTCCTGAGTATGTTCGTGAATATCTCGTCAGCGAGCTCGTTGCCCATGACGAAGTATCGGTGGTTACCGACCTTCAAGTCGAATTTGACCTCCTTCTCGTCCACGCTCCTTGAGACCTCAGCGATAATCTCCTTGAGGACCTCACCCAGATCCAGAGGACCAAGGTTCTCGGCGCCCTCCTGCTCGATCTTGATAAGCTTGTTCGCTCTCTGTATGAGCTCACTGATGCCCCAGGCCGAAGACGAAGCACGCTCCATGTAGTTCGCGGCTTTCTCAGGGACGCCCTTTGTGGACCGTGCCAACTCGAGATAGCTTGTGACCGCCTGATTGAAATTGTTGATATCGTGTCCGATGTTGTCTCCAAGGAACTTGGATCTCTGGGCGATCTCCACCTGCCTCTGGTACACGGTGGCGTTCTCAATCGCTACAGCTGCAAGTTGTGAGAAAATCTGCATCGCCTCGACGGTCGCACTGTCGGGAATCCTGTCATCAGCGACATCATTGACCTCTAGGAACCCTATCATCACTCCTTCCCGGTTCGAAAGGACGAACCTGAGATAGTCGAGCTCGTGCCATATTGACGGGTCTGTTCGAGGTTTCGTTATGTTCTGCATGTTCCTGTAGAACGATTCCTCGCCCTTGATGAACTGATCTGCATTCGGCCTGATGAGGTAGACCCCCTCCCCGATTTTGTACTTGTCTTCGAGATCCGTTTTCATCCGTTCATGACTGTATGTGAACTTCTTGATATTCCTGTCCTTGTCGCCTTCATAGCCGTAGGTCGCTCTGACGCGGAATATCTGTTCGCTCTCATCGAGCACGCCTATGACCATGGAGCGCACAGAAAAGAGGTCGGCAATGGCTGATGCTATCTTCTGAAGCACCCTATCCAGGTGCTCGACTTTCATGATATATGTGAGAACGCTCAGCATTTCCCCTGCGAACCTCGGAGGGGTCGGGCAGGCTTCTACCGCCTGCCTGGTCTTCGTTTTTGCTGAGTTGTTCTGCATCGTGCATCCCTATTGCATTCCCAACGGGCGACAAATTAGTGAAATACTCCGGCCTATTATAACTTGTCGTGTATTGATTCTCCATTACTCACTCGCCAGCGCTCCGGAAGAGGGCTGCTAACACGCACCAGCTCTTCAGCGAGGCCGACAGGCAAAGTCACTGACAGCTGATAAATATCCGTAAGACGATTCGAAAGCCGAGGTTGAGTGCTGTGCAAGAGGTCGAGATCGGAAAGGTCAGCATATTCTTCGCCAAACCAAGCGTGGCAGCGGTGGACATCACGTCCGGGACAATCGCGATCGGCGACACAATCAAGATCGTCGGGGCAACAACGAGCTTCGAACAGAAGATAGAGTCAATGGAGATCGACAGAAAACCGATTCCAAGCGCTTCCGCGGGTCAGTCGGTGGGGATCAAGGTCAAGGAAAGGGTCAGACCGCACGACAAGGTCTTCAAGATGGTTCCCTAGAATCGCCCTCACTCGTCCCTCTGTTTCCTGACCATGCGCATCGCCTCCTTCAGGAG is a genomic window of Candidatus Thermoplasmatota archaeon containing:
- a CDS encoding SDR family oxidoreductase, yielding MKLGGKVALITGGSEGMGYATAKLFLEEGAKVVITGRSKEKGIKALRKLRKVGEAEFIQGDVSKSSDAKRMVDGTAAIFGRIDILFNNAGVFMQRLAEDMTEAEWDKVIGTNLKGTFLVSKFAIPYMKKQHQGVIINNSSDAGLIGNRECPAYCASKGGITVMTKAMALDYAKHNIRVNSVNPGTVRTPMLDKEVRASGDPESYLEHECGIHPVGRLGRPEEIAQAVLFLASDEASFVTGAALSVDGGTTAQ
- a CDS encoding HAMP domain-containing histidine kinase; translation: MQNNSAKTKTRQAVEACPTPPRFAGEMLSVLTYIMKVEHLDRVLQKIASAIADLFSVRSMVIGVLDESEQIFRVRATYGYEGDKDRNIKKFTYSHERMKTDLEDKYKIGEGVYLIRPNADQFIKGEESFYRNMQNITKPRTDPSIWHELDYLRFVLSNREGVMIGFLEVNDVADDRIPDSATVEAMQIFSQLAAVAIENATVYQRQVEIAQRSKFLGDNIGHDINNFNQAVTSYLELARSTKGVPEKAANYMERASSSAWGISELIQRANKLIKIEQEGAENLGPLDLGEVLKEIIAEVSRSVDEKEVKFDLKVGNHRYFVMGNELADEIFTNILRNAVEYDPHDKIIVDVSIGEFTVEPRRYWCVSVADNGIGIPDSKKNIVFGRFNTGDERPPATGLGLSIVRAIVEAYHGMVWVEDRVPGDPSKGSVFRVALPMASAK
- a CDS encoding translation elongation factor-like protein, with translation MQEVEIGKVSIFFAKPSVAAVDITSGTIAIGDTIKIVGATTSFEQKIESMEIDRKPIPSASAGQSVGIKVKERVRPHDKVFKMVP